A genome region from Sphingobium sp. CR2-8 includes the following:
- a CDS encoding M23 family metallopeptidase: MRVRRWGGAALAALLCVAFAHFCVRIVPADAPGSAPAPAPNEAERDRPDNGVLLIPADGVPASALTDTFTQARAGGARPHDAIDIMAARGRAVLAATDGRLEKIFWSQGGGRTLYQRSKDGRLIYYYAHLDSYAPGLHEGQMLRRGQRIATVGSTGNADPSAPHLHFAIHAMQVGEPWYGGRAINPYPLLAKR; encoded by the coding sequence GTGAGGGTGCGGCGATGGGGCGGCGCGGCGCTGGCGGCGCTGCTCTGCGTCGCCTTCGCGCATTTTTGCGTGCGGATCGTCCCGGCCGACGCGCCGGGGTCGGCGCCCGCACCAGCGCCGAATGAGGCCGAGCGGGATCGCCCGGACAATGGCGTCCTGCTGATCCCGGCGGACGGCGTTCCGGCGTCCGCGCTCACCGACACCTTCACCCAGGCCCGCGCCGGGGGCGCACGGCCGCATGACGCGATCGACATCATGGCGGCGCGGGGCAGGGCGGTGCTGGCGGCGACGGATGGCAGGCTGGAGAAAATCTTCTGGAGCCAGGGTGGCGGACGCACCCTCTATCAGCGTTCGAAGGACGGGCGTCTGATCTATTATTACGCACATCTCGACAGCTATGCGCCGGGCCTGCACGAAGGGCAGATGCTGCGGCGCGGGCAGCGCATCGCGACGGTCGGCAGCACCGGCAATGCCGATCCGTCCGCGCCGCATCTGCATTTCGCGATCCACGCCATGCAGGTCGGAGAACCCTGGTA
- a CDS encoding L,D-transpeptidase family protein yields the protein MKTRILFAALLCSACNVSVTDANSSAQPNSAAPSDNGAAAAVAAKNEAYTFTIEPEHNAFLASKFLQAQVALDRWGFSPGVLDGKDGMSFKAALRGFQTAHDLPVTGEYDQKTATALLEGEARPTTYLVRIPEDFARGPFFDMPKGLNAQAGLPALTYRNLLEKLAERFHTTPEALTALNPPNTKVGAGTTIRVPAIDNQPVAQIEGDERGWGETLAGLGVAKDQPQADHIVVDKSEGLLKVYNAENRLIAQFPVTTGSQHDPLPLGEWTIKGVSRNPVFHYNPDLFWDASSKDEKAVLKPGPNGPVGVVWIDISKDHYGIHGTPEPQTIGRTESHGCIRLTNWDAARLAQMVKSGVKAKFQA from the coding sequence TTGAAAACCCGTATATTGTTTGCGGCTTTGCTGTGCAGCGCCTGCAATGTCAGCGTGACCGACGCCAATAGCAGCGCGCAGCCGAACAGCGCCGCGCCGAGCGATAACGGGGCGGCCGCGGCGGTCGCGGCCAAAAACGAGGCCTATACCTTCACGATAGAGCCGGAACATAACGCCTTTCTCGCCAGCAAATTTCTGCAGGCACAGGTCGCGCTCGACCGCTGGGGCTTTTCCCCTGGCGTGCTGGACGGCAAGGACGGCATGAGCTTCAAGGCGGCGTTGCGCGGTTTTCAAACGGCGCATGACCTGCCCGTGACGGGCGAATATGACCAGAAGACCGCCACTGCTTTGTTGGAGGGCGAAGCGCGACCCACCACCTATCTGGTCAGGATTCCCGAAGATTTCGCGCGCGGTCCCTTCTTCGATATGCCCAAGGGGTTGAACGCCCAGGCGGGCCTGCCCGCGCTGACCTACCGCAATCTGCTGGAAAAACTGGCCGAGCGTTTCCACACGACGCCCGAAGCGCTGACGGCGCTCAACCCGCCGAACACGAAGGTCGGGGCCGGGACGACCATCCGCGTGCCCGCGATCGACAATCAGCCGGTCGCGCAGATCGAAGGGGACGAGCGAGGCTGGGGCGAGACGCTCGCCGGTCTGGGCGTGGCTAAGGACCAGCCGCAAGCCGACCATATCGTCGTCGACAAATCCGAAGGCCTGCTCAAGGTCTATAATGCGGAAAACCGCCTGATCGCGCAATTCCCGGTGACGACCGGGTCGCAACATGATCCGTTGCCGCTGGGCGAATGGACCATCAAGGGCGTCAGCCGAAACCCGGTTTTCCATTATAATCCCGACCTTTTCTGGGACGCGTCGTCCAAGGACGAGAAGGCGGTGCTGAAACCCGGTCCCAACGGTCCCGTCGGCGTGGTGTGGATCGACATTTCCAAGGATCATTATGGCATCCATGGCACGCCCGAGCCGCAGACGATCGGGCGCACGGAGAGCCATGGCTGCATCCGCCTGACCAACTGGGATGCCGCGCGGCTGGCCCAGATGGTGAAAAGCGGGGTCAAGGCGAAGTTCCAGGCATGA
- the thiE gene encoding thiamine phosphate synthase has protein sequence MTDFTDEELALDPHFADQFDAGFRPACQLYLISPPAIGDDFVEQLAAAFDGGGVAAFQLRLKGLDDHAIAALAPPIQALCAERGVAFIINDSIGLAKRLNADGVHLGQEDGDPRDARKQLGPKVQIGVTCHDSRHLAMEAGEAGADYVAFGAFYPTTTKETFHRPEPSILGWWTTLFELPCVAIGGVTADNAGPLVAAGADFLAVSSAVWNHPEGPKAGVAAFAEVLASKPPPPR, from the coding sequence ATGACCGATTTCACCGATGAAGAGCTGGCGCTCGATCCGCATTTTGCCGACCAGTTCGATGCGGGCTTCCGCCCCGCCTGCCAGCTTTACCTGATTTCGCCGCCCGCCATCGGCGACGATTTCGTCGAGCAACTCGCGGCGGCCTTCGATGGCGGCGGCGTCGCGGCGTTTCAGTTGCGGCTCAAGGGGCTGGATGATCATGCCATCGCTGCGCTCGCCCCGCCGATCCAGGCGCTGTGCGCGGAGCGGGGCGTCGCCTTCATCATCAACGATAGTATCGGCCTGGCTAAGCGCCTGAACGCGGACGGCGTCCATCTGGGGCAGGAGGATGGCGACCCGCGCGATGCGCGCAAGCAACTGGGTCCGAAGGTCCAGATCGGCGTCACCTGCCACGACAGCCGTCATCTGGCGATGGAAGCGGGAGAGGCGGGGGCGGACTATGTCGCTTTCGGCGCTTTCTATCCCACCACGACGAAGGAAACCTTCCACCGCCCCGAACCCTCGATCCTGGGGTGGTGGACCACCCTGTTCGAACTGCCCTGCGTTGCGATCGGCGGCGTCACGGCGGACAATGCCGGACCACTGGTGGCCGCCGGGGCGGATTTCCTGGCGGTCAGCAGCGCGGTGTGGAACCATCCCGAAGGCCCGAAGGCCGGGGTAGCCGCCTTCGCGGAGGTGCTGGCCAGCAAGCCGCCACCGCCGCGCTGA
- a CDS encoding fructose bisphosphate aldolase, which produces MLDQEMKQKIATGEGFIAALDQSGGSTPKALKGYGIEEDAWTSDEEMFGLIHAMRSRVITSPAFTGDKVLGAILFERTMDGTVDGKPTPQALLERGVVPFIKIDKGLEEEANGVQLMKPNPDLDILLHRSKALGVFGTKERSVVNLANREGIAAVVAQQFEVGKQVLAAGLMPIIEPEVNIKSPERAEADQILLEEILKNLDALPDGVQVMLKLSLPTKPGLFDPLVDHPAVLRVVALSGGFARPEACVELAKNRGIIASFSRALLNDLRHQMTDAEFDASLGEAIDEIHGASTAKQPVAA; this is translated from the coding sequence ATGCTGGATCAGGAAATGAAGCAGAAGATCGCGACGGGCGAAGGCTTTATCGCCGCGCTCGACCAGAGCGGCGGTTCGACGCCCAAGGCGCTCAAGGGCTATGGTATCGAAGAAGACGCCTGGACCAGCGACGAGGAAATGTTCGGCCTGATCCACGCTATGCGCAGCCGCGTCATCACCTCGCCCGCCTTCACCGGCGACAAGGTGCTGGGCGCGATCCTGTTCGAGCGCACCATGGACGGCACGGTCGATGGCAAGCCGACCCCGCAGGCGCTGCTGGAGCGCGGCGTGGTGCCCTTCATCAAGATCGACAAGGGTCTGGAGGAAGAGGCGAACGGCGTGCAGCTGATGAAGCCCAATCCCGATCTCGACATCCTGCTCCACCGCTCGAAGGCGCTGGGCGTATTCGGCACCAAGGAACGCTCGGTCGTCAACCTCGCCAACCGCGAAGGCATCGCCGCCGTGGTCGCGCAGCAGTTCGAAGTCGGCAAGCAGGTGCTGGCCGCCGGTCTGATGCCGATCATCGAGCCGGAAGTGAACATCAAGTCGCCCGAGCGCGCCGAAGCTGACCAGATATTGCTCGAAGAAATCCTCAAAAATCTCGATGCCTTGCCCGACGGCGTTCAGGTGATGTTGAAACTGTCTCTGCCGACCAAGCCCGGCCTGTTCGATCCGCTGGTCGATCATCCCGCCGTGCTGCGCGTTGTCGCCCTGTCGGGTGGCTTCGCCCGTCCCGAGGCCTGCGTCGAACTCGCCAAGAATCGCGGCATCATCGCCAGCTTCAGCCGGGCGCTGCTCAACGACCTTCGTCACCAGATGACCGACGCGGAATTCGACGCATCGCTGGGCGAAGCGATCGATGAAATCCATGGCGCCTCGACCGCAAAGCAGCCGGTAGCGGCCTGA
- a CDS encoding MFS transporter, with protein sequence MTDPAIASDRPDLPHGAILLMAVACGVMAANLYYAQTLIDVIGPEIGMSASVAGLITTLTQLGYGAGLFLVVPLADLFENRTIVLTSIATTIVGCIAIALSNGPTSFLVASILTGVGATGAQVLVPLASHLAAPEKQGRVVGTVMSGLLFGIMLSRPIANFLAGSVGWRATFILSAVVMAAVGAALIAACPKRKPQGGMHYGQVLASTFAQLGKHRVVRMRAFYQAAMFAAFNLFWTAAPLALIHEFHLGHAGIGAFALAGAGGALVAPIAGWLADRRLTRPASLIGLGGLTIGFLLADWTVAAGSLIGFTIMAVLIDGAVQMSQITGQKLIFSLDPDARGRINAAYVTVMFLVGALGSVIGSVTYEAGGWSASALAGAAIGGVATIVFLLFDRGASIAR encoded by the coding sequence ATGACCGATCCCGCCATCGCTTCCGACCGTCCCGACCTGCCCCACGGCGCCATCCTGCTGATGGCCGTGGCGTGCGGCGTGATGGCCGCCAACCTCTATTATGCCCAGACGCTGATCGACGTGATCGGGCCGGAAATCGGGATGTCGGCCAGTGTGGCGGGGCTGATCACGACCTTGACCCAGCTGGGCTATGGCGCGGGCCTTTTCCTTGTCGTACCGCTGGCCGATCTGTTCGAAAACCGGACCATCGTCCTGACGTCGATCGCGACCACCATAGTGGGTTGCATCGCCATTGCCCTGTCGAATGGCCCGACGAGCTTCCTGGTCGCGTCGATCCTGACCGGCGTCGGCGCGACGGGCGCGCAGGTGCTGGTCCCCCTCGCCTCGCACCTCGCCGCGCCGGAAAAACAGGGCCGCGTGGTGGGTACGGTAATGAGCGGCCTGCTGTTCGGCATCATGCTGTCGCGGCCCATCGCCAATTTCCTGGCCGGATCGGTCGGCTGGCGCGCCACCTTCATCCTGTCGGCGGTCGTCATGGCGGCGGTCGGTGCCGCGCTGATCGCGGCCTGCCCGAAGCGCAAGCCCCAGGGCGGCATGCATTATGGACAGGTGCTGGCGTCCACCTTCGCGCAACTGGGCAAGCATCGGGTGGTGCGGATGCGCGCCTTCTATCAGGCGGCGATGTTCGCGGCGTTCAACCTGTTCTGGACCGCCGCGCCGCTGGCGCTGATCCACGAATTTCATCTGGGCCATGCCGGGATCGGCGCTTTCGCGCTGGCGGGCGCAGGCGGGGCGCTGGTCGCGCCGATCGCAGGGTGGCTGGCGGATCGCCGCCTCACCCGCCCCGCCTCGCTCATCGGCTTGGGTGGCCTTACGATCGGTTTCCTGCTCGCCGACTGGACCGTGGCGGCGGGCAGCCTTATCGGCTTCACCATCATGGCCGTACTGATCGACGGGGCGGTGCAGATGAGCCAGATCACCGGGCAGAAACTGATCTTCTCGCTCGATCCCGACGCGCGGGGGCGCATCAACGCGGCCTATGTGACCGTGATGTTCCTGGTCGGCGCATTGGGATCGGTGATCGGGTCGGTCACGTATGAAGCGGGCGGGTGGAGCGCCAGCGCGCTGGCGGGGGCCGCGATCGGCGGCGTCGCCACGATCGTCTTCCTGCTGTTCGACCGGGGCGCCAGCATCGCGCGCTGA
- a CDS encoding phosphoglycerate kinase: MTKPFKTLDDMGDITGKVVLVREDLNVPMQDGAVSDDTRLRAAMPTVLELADRGAKVLILAHFGRPKGQKNPEFSLSKITRPLTQVLGREVQFIPDCQGEAAVDGIAVMRPGDIAILENTRFHGGEEKNDPALVDAIAAIGDLYVNDAFSAAHRAHASTEGLAHKLPAFAGRSMEKELDALQAALGEPVKPVAAVVGGAKVSTKLDVLNNLVKQVDHLIIGGGMANTFLHARGVDVGKSLCEKDLADTAEAIFDAAEAAGCIIHLPYDVVVAKEFAANPPSLRTCNVHEVAEDEMILDVGPAAVEALGDALKNCRTLVWNGPLGAFEIAPFDAATVALAKTAAALTKEGQLTSVAGGGDTVAALNHAGVAADFTFVSTAGGAFLEWMEGKELPGVKALMG; encoded by the coding sequence ATGACCAAGCCGTTCAAGACGCTCGACGATATGGGCGACATCACCGGCAAGGTGGTGCTGGTGCGCGAAGATCTGAACGTACCGATGCAGGATGGCGCGGTCAGCGACGACACCCGTCTGCGCGCGGCGATGCCGACGGTGCTGGAACTGGCCGATCGCGGCGCGAAGGTGCTGATCCTGGCGCATTTCGGCCGTCCCAAGGGGCAGAAGAACCCCGAATTTTCGCTGTCGAAGATCACCAGGCCGCTTACCCAGGTGCTGGGCCGTGAGGTGCAGTTCATCCCCGATTGCCAGGGTGAGGCGGCCGTTGACGGTATAGCGGTGATGCGCCCCGGCGACATCGCCATCCTGGAAAACACGCGCTTCCACGGTGGCGAGGAGAAGAACGATCCTGCGCTGGTCGATGCGATCGCGGCGATCGGCGATCTCTACGTCAATGACGCCTTCTCCGCCGCGCACCGCGCCCATGCCTCGACCGAAGGGCTGGCGCACAAGCTGCCCGCCTTCGCCGGTCGTTCCATGGAAAAGGAACTGGACGCGTTGCAGGCGGCGCTGGGCGAACCGGTCAAGCCGGTTGCGGCCGTGGTCGGCGGCGCGAAAGTGTCTACCAAGCTCGACGTGCTCAACAATCTGGTGAAACAGGTCGATCACCTGATCATCGGCGGCGGCATGGCCAACACTTTCCTCCACGCGCGCGGCGTCGATGTCGGCAAGTCGCTATGCGAAAAGGATCTGGCCGACACGGCCGAGGCGATCTTCGACGCGGCGGAAGCGGCCGGTTGCATCATCCATCTGCCCTATGATGTGGTCGTCGCGAAGGAATTTGCGGCCAATCCGCCCAGCTTGCGCACCTGCAACGTGCATGAAGTCGCCGAAGACGAGATGATCCTGGACGTCGGCCCCGCCGCCGTAGAGGCGCTAGGCGATGCGCTCAAAAACTGCCGGACGCTGGTGTGGAACGGGCCGCTCGGCGCGTTCGAGATCGCACCGTTCGACGCTGCGACCGTCGCGCTGGCGAAGACGGCGGCGGCGCTGACCAAGGAAGGGCAGTTGACCTCCGTAGCGGGCGGCGGCGATACCGTGGCGGCGCTCAACCATGCGGGTGTGGCGGCCGACTTCACCTTCGTTTCGACCGCCGGCGGCGCTTTCCTGGAATGGATGGAAGGCAAGGAACTGCCGGGCGTCAAGGCGCTGATGGGCTGA
- the gap gene encoding type I glyceraldehyde-3-phosphate dehydrogenase, translating to MATKVAINGFGRIGRLVARAILSRTDHDLELVSINDLGDVKSNALLFKRDSVHGNWKGDVSVDGDFLVVDGKKIKVTAERDPANLPHAALGVEIALECTGIFTTKDKASAHLAAGAKRVIISAPGTNVDRTVVFGVNHDALTADDIVISNASCTTNCLAPLAKVLNDAIGIESGFMTTIHSYTNDQNTLDQLHSDMRRARAAALSQIPTSTGAARAVGEVLPELKGKLDGSSIRVPTPNVSVVDLKFIPKRPTTKDEVNSLLKAASESGPLKGVLGYSDEPLVSIDYNGDPRSSTVDSLETAVVDGKLVRVLSWYDNEWGFSNRMIDTTGVVAKFL from the coding sequence GTGGCGACGAAGGTAGCAATTAACGGTTTCGGACGTATCGGACGCCTGGTGGCGCGCGCAATATTGTCGCGCACCGACCATGACCTGGAACTGGTCAGCATCAACGATCTGGGCGACGTCAAGTCCAACGCCCTGCTGTTCAAGCGCGACAGCGTCCATGGCAACTGGAAGGGCGATGTCAGCGTGGATGGCGATTTCCTCGTCGTCGACGGCAAGAAGATCAAGGTAACGGCTGAGCGCGATCCCGCCAACCTGCCGCACGCCGCCCTTGGCGTTGAAATCGCGCTGGAATGCACCGGCATCTTCACCACCAAGGACAAGGCGAGCGCGCATCTGGCTGCAGGCGCCAAGCGCGTCATCATTTCCGCGCCCGGCACCAACGTCGATCGCACCGTCGTGTTCGGCGTCAACCATGACGCGCTGACCGCCGACGACATCGTCATTTCGAACGCCAGCTGCACCACCAACTGCCTGGCCCCGCTCGCCAAGGTGCTGAACGACGCCATCGGCATCGAAAGCGGTTTCATGACGACGATCCACAGCTATACCAACGACCAGAACACGCTGGATCAGCTGCATAGCGACATGCGTCGCGCTCGCGCCGCCGCGCTCTCGCAGATACCGACTTCCACCGGCGCCGCTCGCGCGGTGGGTGAAGTTCTGCCCGAATTGAAGGGCAAGCTGGATGGATCGTCGATCCGCGTGCCGACGCCCAATGTCTCGGTCGTGGACCTCAAGTTCATTCCCAAGCGCCCGACAACGAAGGACGAAGTCAACAGCCTGCTCAAAGCTGCGTCGGAATCCGGCCCATTGAAGGGCGTGCTGGGCTATTCGGACGAACCGCTGGTTTCGATCGACTATAATGGCGATCCGCGCAGCTCGACCGTCGACAGTCTGGAAACCGCCGTTGTCGACGGCAAGCTGGTCCGTGTGCTTAGCTGGTACGACAATGAATGGGGCTTCTCGAACCGCATGATCGACACCACCGGCGTCGTCGCGAAGTTTCTGTAA
- the tkt gene encoding transketolase: MTVSEKSLANAIRALSMDAVQAANSGHPGMPMGMADVATVLFSDYMKFDPTQPKWADRDRFVLSAGHGSMLIYSLLHLTGYARPTIEDISNFRQLHSPCAGHPENFELAGVEATTGPLGSGLATAVGMAIAERHLNAQFGDDLVDHRTWVIAGDGCLMEGINHEAIGLAGHLNLGRLIVLWDDNKITIDGAVDLSSSEDVLARYAATGWHVVSCDGHDVADVRRALAEAVADTRPSIVACATKIGYGAPNKAGTSGVHGSALGTDEVAAAREFLGWADAPFVIPEDIAAAWRAIGAKGKDVRAAWDARLASSENSAEFTRRMAGELPADFSLTAYIDSLIANPQKVATRKASELALGAINDLLPETLGGSADLTGSNNTKTKSTGPLTKDDYAGRYVYYGIREFGMACAMNGMALHGGVIPYGGTFLVFSDYMRGGIRLAALQQQRVIHVLTHDSIGLGEDGPTHQPIEHVMSMRMIPNLDVYRPADIVETAECWELALKDATGPSVLALTRQNLPQLRLEKSDNLSAKGGYRLVAATAARKVVIVATGSEVEIAVATAKLLEEQGIGADVVSMPSFAHFDAQSAAYKADILPADALRVSIEAGTTFGWERYTGIDGLRFGIDGFGASAPAEDLYDHFGLTAAKIAPQIAAAL, from the coding sequence ATGACAGTTTCCGAAAAGTCGCTCGCCAACGCCATTCGGGCGCTTTCCATGGATGCGGTGCAGGCCGCCAATAGCGGCCATCCGGGCATGCCGATGGGCATGGCGGACGTCGCCACCGTGCTGTTCAGCGACTATATGAAGTTCGATCCGACGCAGCCCAAATGGGCGGACCGCGACCGTTTCGTCCTGTCGGCTGGCCATGGATCGATGCTGATCTATTCGCTGCTGCACCTGACCGGCTATGCGCGCCCCACGATCGAGGACATCAGCAATTTCCGCCAGTTGCACAGCCCGTGCGCCGGTCATCCGGAGAATTTCGAGCTGGCAGGCGTCGAGGCGACCACCGGCCCATTGGGTTCGGGGCTGGCAACAGCGGTCGGCATGGCAATCGCCGAACGGCACCTGAACGCGCAGTTCGGCGACGATCTGGTCGATCACCGCACCTGGGTGATCGCGGGCGACGGTTGCCTGATGGAAGGTATCAACCATGAGGCGATCGGCCTGGCAGGCCACCTGAACCTCGGCCGCCTGATCGTGCTGTGGGATGATAACAAGATCACGATCGACGGCGCGGTCGACCTGTCGAGCAGCGAGGACGTGCTGGCCCGCTATGCTGCGACCGGCTGGCATGTCGTGTCGTGCGACGGCCATGACGTCGCCGACGTGCGCCGTGCGCTGGCGGAAGCGGTGGCCGATACGCGACCTTCGATCGTCGCCTGCGCGACCAAGATCGGCTATGGCGCGCCGAACAAGGCCGGCACATCGGGCGTCCATGGCTCTGCGCTGGGTACGGACGAAGTCGCGGCGGCCCGCGAATTTCTGGGCTGGGCCGACGCGCCCTTCGTCATTCCCGAAGACATCGCCGCCGCCTGGCGCGCGATCGGTGCGAAGGGCAAGGATGTTCGCGCGGCATGGGATGCCCGCCTTGCAAGCAGCGAGAATAGCGCGGAATTTACCCGCCGCATGGCTGGCGAACTGCCCGCCGACTTCTCGCTGACCGCCTATATCGACAGCCTGATCGCCAATCCGCAGAAGGTCGCGACCCGCAAGGCGAGCGAACTGGCGCTCGGCGCGATCAACGATCTGCTGCCCGAAACGCTGGGCGGTTCGGCGGACCTTACCGGCTCCAACAACACCAAGACGAAGTCGACCGGGCCGCTGACCAAGGACGATTATGCGGGCCGCTACGTCTATTACGGCATCCGCGAATTCGGCATGGCCTGCGCGATGAACGGCATGGCGCTGCATGGCGGCGTGATCCCCTATGGCGGCACCTTCCTGGTCTTCTCCGACTATATGCGTGGCGGCATTCGTCTCGCCGCGCTCCAGCAGCAGCGGGTCATCCACGTCCTGACCCATGACAGCATTGGCCTCGGCGAAGACGGCCCGACCCATCAGCCGATCGAGCATGTCATGTCGATGCGCATGATCCCGAACCTGGACGTCTATCGCCCGGCCGACATTGTCGAGACGGCGGAATGCTGGGAACTGGCGCTGAAGGATGCGACCGGCCCATCGGTGCTGGCGCTGACCCGCCAGAACCTGCCGCAACTGCGCCTGGAAAAGAGCGACAATCTGTCGGCCAAGGGTGGATACCGCCTTGTAGCGGCGACGGCTGCGCGCAAGGTCGTCATCGTCGCCACCGGATCGGAAGTCGAGATCGCCGTCGCCACCGCGAAGCTGCTGGAAGAACAGGGCATCGGCGCGGACGTCGTCTCCATGCCCAGTTTCGCGCATTTCGATGCGCAGAGCGCCGCCTACAAGGCCGACATCCTGCCCGCCGACGCGCTGCGCGTGTCGATCGAGGCGGGCACGACCTTCGGCTGGGAACGCTATACCGGCATTGACGGGCTGCGTTTCGGCATCGACGGCTTCGGCGCGTCGGCACCCGCCGAAGATCTTTACGACCATTTCGGCCTGACCGCCGCGAAGATCGCGCCGCAGATCGCGGCCGCGCTTTAA
- a CDS encoding cell division protein ZapA: MAETTLVIAGRHYQIRCRDGEEAHLGHLATLIEEKARVAQQSTPGLTEVRTLLFAALFLADELGDLRRDIAGRQEKLPLDDADEPGAQAIEALAGRIEKLRDRLAARATNA, encoded by the coding sequence ATGGCTGAAACGACATTGGTCATTGCCGGTCGCCATTATCAGATACGCTGCCGCGATGGCGAAGAGGCGCATCTGGGCCACCTCGCCACCCTGATCGAGGAAAAGGCGCGGGTGGCGCAGCAAAGCACGCCGGGCCTGACGGAGGTGCGGACATTATTGTTCGCCGCCCTGTTCCTGGCGGACGAATTGGGCGACCTGCGGCGCGACATCGCCGGTCGGCAGGAGAAACTGCCACTGGACGATGCGGACGAGCCGGGCGCCCAGGCGATCGAGGCTTTGGCCGGACGGATAGAAAAGCTGCGCGACCGGCTTGCCGCACGGGCCACGAACGCCTAG
- a CDS encoding 5-formyltetrahydrofolate cyclo-ligase yields MSDETPGADKTTLRDIARQRRRSFVAALDPLAHRLAFKAVPSPLARRMEDAQVVALYMAVDDEAPAQRMAAQLQTMGKAVALPRVLDRLGSMDFIAWNDGELLVPGLFRTSHPEPSGGIVNPDVIFAPLVGFDRAMNRLGQGGGYYDRAFARFPDALRVGIAWSAQEMDALPADPWDLPLDIIMTEVELIEGPMA; encoded by the coding sequence ATGAGCGACGAGACGCCCGGCGCCGACAAGACGACATTGCGCGACATCGCGCGGCAACGGCGGCGCAGCTTCGTCGCGGCGCTCGATCCGCTGGCGCACCGGCTGGCGTTCAAGGCCGTGCCCTCGCCTCTAGCGCGCCGGATGGAGGATGCGCAGGTCGTGGCGCTTTATATGGCGGTGGATGACGAGGCGCCTGCCCAGCGGATGGCGGCGCAGTTGCAGACGATGGGGAAGGCCGTGGCCTTGCCGCGTGTGCTCGACCGGCTGGGCAGCATGGACTTCATCGCCTGGAACGATGGCGAACTGCTTGTCCCCGGCCTTTTCCGCACCAGCCACCCCGAACCGAGCGGTGGCATTGTCAACCCCGACGTCATCTTCGCGCCGCTGGTCGGGTTCGACCGGGCGATGAACAGGCTGGGCCAGGGTGGCGGCTATTATGATCGCGCCTTCGCCCGCTTTCCCGATGCGCTGCGCGTGGGCATCGCCTGGTCCGCGCAGGAAATGGACGCCCTGCCCGCCGACCCGTGGGATCTGCCGCTGGACATCATCATGACCGAAGTCGAACTGATCGAAGGACCAATGGCATGA
- a CDS encoding DUF2842 domain-containing protein: MSIDPRHYHQPSWRKPVGMFAIVGLIALWAVMVGSLSGLIGALPMWAQAPVYVVLGIIWIWVLPLRRLLAWMETGRWR, translated from the coding sequence ATGAGCATCGACCCGCGCCATTATCACCAGCCCAGCTGGCGCAAGCCCGTCGGCATGTTCGCCATCGTCGGGCTGATCGCTTTATGGGCGGTGATGGTGGGCAGCCTGTCGGGCCTGATCGGCGCACTGCCCATGTGGGCGCAGGCGCCGGTCTATGTCGTGCTGGGGATCATATGGATCTGGGTACTGCCGCTGCGGCGGCTGCTTGCCTGGATGGAAACCGGGCGCTGGCGCTGA